In the genome of Arachis stenosperma cultivar V10309 chromosome 2, arast.V10309.gnm1.PFL2, whole genome shotgun sequence, the window ATTCGATATTCGATCCAAGTTACATAGCAATAGAATGATGAGTacataataaatacataaagAATAAATAAAGACAAAAAAACAAATCATACAAACTCTACTCTGGGTCTAATGCTCATAACAACTACACTCACAAAATGACAAGCACTTAATTTATGATGGGGCCATAAGTTATGATGGACCAGAATGAGACAAAGGTAGTTTGATACTACAGTTTGAACAACTTGAAAATATTAATACTTTTTATTCAACACTTGAGCTACTTTTGTCTTATAAAGCAGAAGGAcatcaaaattttgatttttagtAATAATGAATATGAGTATACAATGAATCCCAAATTGTGGTGGGAGAGGAAATTATGCAGCAAAAAAGACACTCATTGCATGTTGTCCAGATTGAGGTAGAAATTAATATAGGCAAACTactaaaaccaaaaataataaatacataGCTACATTTACCATTTAACAACTATCATCTCAATCTAGTGGGATGGGCAAGATTTTACTACTATTATCATCTTCACTTTGATCAGTGATCTCTCCACCTATTCGCTTTCTATCTCTGCTAGAGTCCTTTTgctcatgatgatgatgataattgCGATGGAATCGCGACGATTCTCCTCCGGTCCTCCGTTCCTACAAGAAAGaatcataaaataatgataaatgAGAATCAGATTATAGCAATGCTGAATCATCTTGTTTTTGCTCTCCAGTTATGTATAATGCAGAGTTCAAGAAAGGGAAAGAACATACATCACGGAATAGAATGTCGTCAGCCTCAAGCATGTGGATTATGTGTCCGATTTTAGGTCTCTTTGTGGCATCAGGATCAACACATTTAAGAGCAACCAACAGAGCAAGCTTAAGAGCCTTTGAAGACGGCTTTTCAGGAAGGTTCGGATCGATGAGTTCCTCTGATTTTCTATTGCCAACCATAGTTTtcaaccactcaattaaattaACCTGCAAATATACCAAATTCTAGTTAGGAAAAtcgaaaaagagagaaaataatcAACAGAGAACAGTGTAAGATGATTAAAACCAAAACTGTATACTATTATTGGTTGTAGCCTCTAACCTCTCCTTGGGATTTACTATAATCAATAGGACTTCTTCCGGTAATTATTTCCATAATAAGTATTCCAAAGCTATCAACATCACTCTTCTCAGTTAGCATTCCAGTGCATGCATACTCCGGTGCAACATAACTacagaacaagaaaagagagaacATGAACTTTGAAGCCTGAAATATTTGAGTATAGAAAGTGAAACTAACTTATAAGGGAAAATGTTTGGTTAACTTAGACTAACCCAAATGTCCCCATCACTCGGGTTGTGACATAGCTATGATCAGAACAGAGAAGCTTAGTGTTCCGAGGGtgacctgaaactgtagg includes:
- the LOC130962378 gene encoding probable serine/threonine-protein kinase At1g01540, which translates into the protein MGTFGYVAPEYACTGMLTEKSDVDSFGILIMEIITGRSPIDYSKSQGEVNLIEWLKTMVGNRKSEELIDPNLPEKPSSKALKLALLVALKCVDPDATKRPKIGHIIHMLEADDILFRDERRTGGESSRFHRNYHHHHEQKDSSRDRKRIGGEITDQSEDDNSSKILPIPLD